The following proteins are co-located in the Conyzicola lurida genome:
- a CDS encoding NAD(P)/FAD-dependent oxidoreductase, translated as MPETVFDRSHVNPALVAASLGGSTLGSYWLDGLDVPTWPVFAGSERFDLVVVGGGYTGLWTALLAKHRDPSARVAVLEGRTVGWAASGRNGGFCEASLTHGEANGEKRWPRELDQLNRLGLENLDEIEATVAAGGWDVDFERTGTLSVAVEPYQVAGLRDAADGDTELFFDEAAVRAEVDSPTYLAGLWSTRTTAVLDPGKLVAALAVACAEAGVEIFERSAVRGLDTRSTAGAVVVETKQGTAAAARVALATNAFPSLLGRYRLHTVPVYDYVLMTEPLTDAQIASIGWQNRQGLSDLANQFHYYRLTADNRILWGGYDAVYHYGGHIRPEYDDRPQSFATLAAHFFATFPQLEGVRFSHRWGGVIDTSTRFNAFFGRASRGRISYAAGFTGLGVAATRFAANVMLDHLGGLDTERTALQMVRSVPPPFPPEPAAYLGVQATRWSMDRADHNEGKRNLLLKTLDAAGLGFDS; from the coding sequence ATGCCCGAGACCGTGTTCGATCGCTCGCACGTCAACCCCGCGCTCGTCGCCGCATCGCTCGGCGGGAGCACGCTCGGGTCGTACTGGCTCGACGGCCTCGATGTGCCGACCTGGCCGGTGTTCGCCGGATCGGAACGCTTCGACCTGGTCGTCGTGGGCGGCGGGTACACGGGGTTGTGGACGGCTCTGCTCGCCAAGCACCGCGACCCGTCGGCCCGGGTGGCGGTGCTCGAAGGGCGGACCGTCGGCTGGGCGGCATCCGGACGCAACGGCGGTTTCTGCGAGGCGAGCCTCACACACGGGGAGGCGAACGGCGAGAAGCGCTGGCCGCGCGAGCTCGACCAGCTGAACCGGCTCGGTCTGGAGAACCTCGACGAGATCGAGGCCACCGTCGCCGCGGGCGGCTGGGACGTCGACTTCGAACGCACCGGGACCCTCTCGGTCGCCGTCGAGCCGTATCAGGTCGCCGGGCTGCGCGACGCTGCCGACGGCGACACCGAGTTGTTCTTCGACGAGGCGGCCGTGCGCGCCGAGGTGGACTCGCCCACCTACCTCGCCGGACTCTGGAGCACCCGCACCACCGCGGTCCTCGACCCGGGCAAGCTGGTCGCGGCGCTCGCCGTGGCCTGCGCGGAGGCGGGAGTCGAGATCTTCGAGCGCTCCGCCGTGCGCGGCCTCGACACGCGGTCGACGGCGGGCGCTGTCGTGGTCGAGACGAAGCAGGGCACCGCCGCGGCCGCGCGCGTCGCCCTCGCCACCAACGCCTTCCCGTCGCTCCTCGGCCGCTACCGGCTGCACACCGTGCCGGTCTACGACTACGTGCTGATGACCGAACCGCTGACCGACGCGCAGATCGCCAGCATCGGCTGGCAGAACCGCCAGGGCCTCTCCGACCTCGCCAACCAGTTCCACTACTACCGGCTCACCGCCGACAACCGCATCCTTTGGGGCGGCTACGACGCGGTCTACCACTACGGCGGACACATCCGGCCCGAGTACGACGACCGCCCGCAGAGCTTCGCCACCCTGGCCGCGCACTTCTTCGCGACCTTCCCGCAGCTCGAGGGCGTGCGCTTCAGCCACCGCTGGGGCGGGGTCATCGACACCTCGACCCGGTTCAACGCCTTCTTCGGCCGGGCCAGCCGCGGACGCATCTCCTATGCCGCGGGGTTCACCGGCCTCGGCGTCGCCGCCACCCGCTTCGCCGCCAACGTGATGCTGGACCACCTCGGCGGCCTCGACACCGAGCGCACCGCGCTGCAGATGGTGAGATCGGTGCCGCCGCCCTTCCCGCCCGAACCCGCCGCCTACCTCGGCGTGCAGGCGACCCGGTGGTCGATGGACCGCGCCGACCACAACGAGGGAAAGAGAAACCTCTTGCTCAAGACACTGGATGCCGCCGGCCTGGGGTTCGACTCGTGA
- a CDS encoding disulfide bond formation protein DsbA codes for MTDTAARTPVDFWFDPSCPWAWMTSRWVDEVSALRDLDVTWHIMSLAVLNEDKDVSEDYRAFFPRALRYTRLVAAVSELHGPEQVKPIYDALGTRIHPGARTDVDTVIAEALAEVGLPAGLAAYSESDEYDEPMRASHFDGISRVGQDVGTPVIAVNGVAFFGPVISPAPTGEQAATLWDGVVAVAAYDGFFEIKRSRTRGPIFG; via the coding sequence ATGACCGATACAGCCGCACGCACCCCCGTTGATTTCTGGTTCGACCCGAGCTGCCCGTGGGCCTGGATGACGAGCAGGTGGGTCGACGAGGTGTCGGCCCTGCGCGACCTCGACGTGACCTGGCACATCATGAGCCTCGCCGTGCTCAACGAGGACAAGGACGTCAGCGAGGACTACCGCGCCTTCTTCCCACGCGCTCTGCGCTACACCCGGCTGGTCGCCGCCGTCTCCGAGCTGCACGGGCCGGAGCAGGTCAAGCCGATCTACGACGCCCTCGGCACCCGCATTCACCCGGGTGCCCGCACCGACGTCGACACCGTGATCGCGGAGGCCCTCGCCGAGGTCGGACTGCCCGCCGGACTCGCCGCCTACTCCGAGAGCGACGAGTACGACGAGCCTATGCGGGCGAGCCACTTCGACGGCATCTCCCGGGTGGGTCAGGATGTCGGGACCCCGGTGATCGCCGTGAACGGTGTCGCGTTCTTCGGCCCGGTGATCTCGCCGGCACCCACGGGCGAGCAGGCCGCCACGCTCTGGGACGGCGTCGTCGCCGTCGCCGCGTACGACGGGTTCTTCGAGATCAAGCGGTCGCGCACCCGCGGCCCGATTTTCGGCTGA